The DNA window cgttactaaaccctaatagtttttttttacaaatttttacctatttaaaacctcaatcatcaataaccaaaaaccaaaaagcacacaatcatcaataaccaaaaacccaaaactacaatcattaattcaaaacaataatcatccacaaactacaatccatccaaaaactataatccatccaaaaactacaatcatatcacaaattcacaaaaaccattaattaacgtatttcaaattacatttcAACTAACTAGAATTGAAGTgggaaagcgacgatcaagtgGAAGGGGATCATCTCTAAGTAGGAGGGGCATCATCTCGagtgggaggggcaggtggaagttgatcacggggaatcctggataataagaagttcatcgtcgatctcatctcaagcatctcatcccgcattctCTCACGCTCCCTTCGAGCTTCTTCACGTTCATCTTCACGCTGCATCAATAACTCTTCGCGCTCCATTTCAcgctgcctttgtgcttcctcacgctcTATTTGACGCTCGATTAAGGCTTCTTCgcgctctctccgtgactgaagtttctcagcttcacgctcctctcgcatcCTCTATATCTCCTCAAGTAAAAGTACGTTTTGCGTGTCACTGCGCTGTGTGATAGTACCACCACGAGCATCAGGTCTAAAAGATCTAGGTGTTACACCGGAGCCCAAACCCACAACTCACCCATATCCCTGAGACCCGAATGCGCACTCAGCCAACTGCAATTCATTTCTATTCGGGTCTTCTTTTATAGCAGTTCGCAAGacagtctacaaacacaaattacatttgattacatacatacataaaataaataaaagaaatataactaataaacacgacttacaactttttcttgaataatagggggaacctccggatttggatcttgtagagtcggtttctttgtatgagtgtgcagaaataattccgcaaaattaggcgacgtaccggtagtcttctcctgtacaaatttaataattaataaaaacgtaataacattataaactttgttattcaatgataaaacgaaccatttgcttctccacttgcgaaaatgagatgctgcccgcgtgattcttgtacacaacatgcgacctattttgcgcattcacagcacttgttttctgcaaataagaaaacatttgtgtttaatgaatgattaatgtaagagctatttataaaaacattaatttaccttgaatttcggcgtgagaaagcgacgatcaagtagATAATTCCAATCACTAATTTCGATATCGGGAGGGGGATTTGCCCTAATCGCTTGCTCGTTACCTTCACGAGCTTTAATGTACATGGTGTTCCAAtgacatctccatctatcccataatttgttggcttgaaataaactttgtcttcgatagttgttgatgtcatcccccacagccacgaaaggatcctaaatagtgaacattaaaatacgattatagattgtgttgaatacataatggacttaataatataaaaagttaccgtgatagccatccatatgtgatctagctgtgtggagctcaggtccgaccaacgcaaagtcctatgaggtagtgcattggagtctcgaatgacactcccaatatgcctcgaccaagCTGTCCTATTCTCGCACATTAGTTCACCATCAACAGGGTTAAATTGAAGAGTCATCTTTTGCCCCGCTTGCAATCTACCAACAActttattcttgttcttgccCCGTCTTCTTCTCAaaatagatcctaaaattaaacaaaaaactatATAGGATCACAACAACTAACTTAAGCAAAAACACAAgtacctccatcttgctcctTAGACGGGGgctgtgtctcatcatcatcatcatcatcaccggGGATAGTGTTGGGTACACTATCAACATTCATGACATCATCAAGGTCCAAATCAATTTCCCCGATAGAGTTACACAATTGCACGGGATCTTCTGAATGCTCCTCGGTCCTTTGTACAAGGTTGTGTAGCGCGCTGCTTAAACTCTTACCTTGCATTCTTTTAGGTGCCATGatagctgcaaatattgaatgtaatgtttataagacaaatttacaagtaacccttcatagaaaataattcaaccttaattagaataacggggatttattggtgtcacaattttccattcaagccttgatgccatatctgtagagtaaaagacttgttgtgcttggctttccattatgaatggttcatttaattgagtctgtagaatcttgttgatatttatactaacataaccatacttatcaactttaatgccccgatctttgtgataaacatcaaaccatttgcatttgaaaagaatcactcgtcttccacaaaagaatatcacttctatgatttcattgatcactccatagtagttaatagtctcggtcctattattaccaacaaccaaaaccccgctattttgggtagtcaagctctcgtcatgtttttcagtgttaaacttgtactcatttattttgcacgagttatatttctttgcatacaatgtaggcccacgtcctaaaatcttaagattcgttGTCCTATCGGATTGATCGGTTAGTTGCTCCACCTATATATTCattagaaattattgttaaactaattTTCATctactaaaaaagaaaattgttgagacgattacttactctttcttggaaatatctaacgtattgtttatccagagcctcattggaaatattaggagggcatgattgaacgaaatcgctgcgcaaatgacagattaaattattacttaaatcatACCTCATAATGACATTAATGGACTTACTTATAACATTCTTCAGTTtcgcgacaattttttaaaatgtaccaaTGAGCACGCTCACGATCACCCGGTTCATATGTGTAGGATGTGCCATTAGATAAGTCTTCCATagtgatgaaaatggagaatgttgtacttgtatttatggattcatcatttgactcttgatcgtccaaatatcgggcacacatgctcatactctcattcaaaaggtaactctcgctgattgaaccttctggaaagttcctgttcctaaggtatttcttgagtgtgctcatatattgttcaactggatacatccatcgatactgaatgggccctccaagacaagcttcaaaagctaaatgaactggcaaatgcaccattatatcaaaaaaagaaggtggaaagatcttctccaatttgcaaagtgtcaagacaatgtcgtcatgtaatgtttccaattgcccgcgttgtaaacttttttggcaaagcaaccgaaagaaccttgctaaattcaccacgacatcgtacacatcatcgggaagtaggccacgtgtagctagtggaaggagatattgtaatagaatgtgacaatcgtgactcttcaatcctgatatttttttctcctccatgtttacacacgccccaatatttgaacaaaaaccgtcgggcattttaatatctttcaaaaactgacataaacgtttcttatgttctgaggacaatgcatagggggccggcggacaccgaagaacaccatcaacttcaaccggatgtaaggaatgttttatgttcattatgaccaaatctttccttgctttaattccatccttggtcttttctttgaaattcattaaagttcccaacaaactatcacatatattcttctcaatatgcattacatccaaattatgtctcaacatcaaagatttccagtaaggcaattgaaagaatatactgaatttgttccaattatcacctcgggattcatgtataactttcgttttcttaggcaggtactttgtcaaacaaatttcctttagatctcgCGCTTGCAATTGAATTTCGGAACCCGATAATAGTACAAGAGGATCTCTATGCTCCGTATGCCCGTCAAACGTATCGGTCTCTTTGCGCCATCGATGATTAGACGAGAGGAATCGtcgatgattcatgtaacactccttctggcaatttgttaacctcaaagaagcggtgttctgattacaagacggacatgccaatttaccctttgtactccatccagacaaatttgcataagccgggaaatcattaatagtccacataagagctgcccgtaaattaaaatattattttctgcttgcatcgtatgtcttcacaccggtattccacaattccgtcaactcttcaataagtggctctAGAAATACGTCAATACAATCACCGAGACTTTTGGGTCCTGGAATgagcattgaaagaagaaaattgtttttatccatacatgtggtaggagagacgttgtaagggatGAGAATAACGAGCCAAATGCAGTACGATGTTTTTCCGCTAGCAAAaggttgaaaaccatcactagccaaaccaagtcgcacatttcgaggttctgttgagaaatttgggtacaagttatcaaaggtcttccatgtcattgaattagcaggatgcctcaacacatcatcttcgggattgttatctttatgccaagtcatgtgtggagcagttttggaacacatgtataatctttgcaacctcggttttaatggaaaatagcgcAGTGACTTGTTGGGTATATACTTACCATTCACCTTCGTTCGAATTGCACCattagatttattgacattccacctagaaagcccacaaactttacattgctgcaaatccttatcctctttacgaaaaagcatacaatcattcttacacgcgtcAATTGTTTCGTACAATAGGCCCATGTCTTTAATGAACttcttgcactcataatacgaattcggtagttgattatgaattggcagtatttcctccttcaataaactcaacaataaatcaaatgacgtgtttgtctactgacctacattcttgatgtgaagaagtttaagaagagttgaggctttggaaatgcgagaaccttcatacaaaggtagtttcgaatcgtccaacaatttgtaaaacgtaTTAGCATCATCAACGGGAGGCTCATTTTCACTCGGCCGTTCACTATCAATGTTGacattagggtacaaatcagcaataatatcttccattagatgatcctcagcAATAAcatcttccattagatgatcctcacaaacttcaacaggttcgtcttccatgatattagtctcgttatttggtggttcattgatcggttcgtcttcaatttcatcatctgattcatcttcctccacattctcagTAACAACATTTACAAGTTGACGTCCAATTGATCTCttttcaccgtgaaaataccaaaaaccataattttgtcttattccgTATACAATAAGATGGGATCTAACCacactcttattctcatatactcgatttgcacaccttacacaaggacatgcaatcgatgatctacccgtagacctttcagcaaattctatgaatttgtcaaccccctcactatatttaggatcggtacgaaatatagtcatccatgttttgtctggaatttccatctaacctaacatacaaattattaatccaacaacctaacatcaataatcaaacatacaaatcatttattaatctaccaatccaataatctaacattcaaataatttacctaacatacaaattatccactaacctaacatacaaattatccactaacctaacatacaaattatccactaacctaacatacaaattatccactaacctaacatacaaattatccactaacctaacatacaaattatccactaacctaacatacaaattatccactaacctaacatacaacaTTGATGgtaaataagaactaacctgGATTTTGAAGTGTAAACTACTATACGCGGCAGCAAAGACAATGGCAATTTCAAACAGcaagaattgaaatttatatgCAACCTAATTCAACAATTCAAACGCAAAGAAGTTATCAGAGAAATTGTCATTTCTGGTTGTCATTTTTGTTCTCTATTATGACTTATTTCTTCTGCACATGGGTTTCTCAAAATACAAGCAATTAATATAAGTGTACTTCCCCTCCATACATTAAACTAATCCTATTATAAACAAACAGTACGTAGTTAACGTCAactcaatttgtttttaatattattaaagaagGGAAGAGTGAAGTATAGGAGGGAAATAAGAAAACAAGACAGATAAGATGAGAATAACACTTAAGGACATGTTTGTTTacttagttaataaattaacaaagaACTGGAAAACATaataatcttaaattaaaagtcattggtgaagaagaagaaataaacaGAGTAATCACTGATTTCCTGTTGTTACCTAAATTTGTTCTAATCATCACCAATTGGAAACAGGGTAAGTACTTTTCTTCCATTGTCATAAACATAGATATTGCATGCCAAAATAAAAGTCATCCATCTATCTAAAACAATACACCAAAACTATAATTAAGATTGTTGCAGCGACATACCTTAATCGATAGAGTGCGGCGGCAAATGGGACGGACGATCAACTGGCAGAGCTCTCGAGAATGGGAGGCGCTGATCTGGAAGAACAAATACACAAAAATGTCATAATCTCCAATCTCCATGAATAATCAGCACAGCACAGTAGGAGAAACAAAAATTGTGTATAATCATGATCATCATCTGACTCCAGTCATGATAAAAAGGTTATGCATAAATGTTGATTTAAACGAATCATTAAATTGATGAATGAAAGAATAAGTGGCGACTCTTAAGTACAAAAACTTGTTTTTGTCAAAATCCCGATAAGTGGCgaatcattatttaatttattattgcaaaaatttgaagaaattgatattgatatttattttctttcgaAAACAAAATCGGAGTCGATACAGATCAAAAATTTAAGTGAGCATAAGGAGATTGTTCAACAGTTATAGTTAAGTTTGATTTGcgctttattttaaaaatcggttAACCAACTAATATTGGTATTGGTTTTACCGGTTCTGATTCTACCGGTTTAGGTCGGTTAAAAGAGTTTAATCgaaaccgataattcaattttttaaattaagtattaaatttattaaataaattttattaattcgACATGTCCAAGTTtatggtaaataataataaaatattaatttaagactgaagttaaattatataaaaaccaAGAGCAAActctataattttttcaaaacgGCTGGTGTGtttctttatcaaattttgttattatatataaattataaaatattataatatatataatatttaaaaaataactaatatatatatataaattattaaatattataatatatgtaatatttttaaaaaatctaatataaatattataatatatatataatataaatatataattaaattattaccgatttataaattaaaccggtaaaaaaataattcaactgAAAACTGAACCTTTTAATCGGTAAAAAAATCCGGTTAACTAGAACCGTTAGAACCAATAAACCGATAAAATGAAACCAATAAACTACCGATTCAGTTCGATAATTGACTTTCTTGTTTTTTTCCACGACCCTAATAATAATAGCATAAATAACttaggtttaattttaatttgagtcatttttatcGAATAAGACTCAGAACTGTGAATTTCTTTTCAAATGGACAAATCATCCTTTTATTTTGAAAggatcaattttatttttctaattaaatttttgcgtttttaaataaattgatatttagaaacactttgatcttatttttttaaattaaattattttcaaaatttacgcattttaatttgtcaaaaactCAAAGGTAAGATGAGTAactaaaaaatgtataatttaataaaagatttgataaaatttaaagataaatagatttaatatttgttttaaaaaaaacttaataacaACACAATTTTGTGATGTTTCTATCAATTTGAACTTATTTAGGTTGAAAattgagtaatttttttttttgagatatatACGTTTAAAACTTTCAAATACGATGTATCGTAGGAgaataatactattttatttttacaagtctaataaattaattaaaaaatatattattttataaaaaaatttaaattatttaaattataatagttaaaacCCCAATTAAAAGTTCAATTATGAAATAGTAATTGAGCCAAATAACTTAGCAGAAAATAACTTATTTGACAACACAAAAGACAATGGACTTATTTCAAAACACCCATATTAGAAAATCTCAATGGACTTATTTCAAAAGACCCATATCAGAAAATCTCAGATCCGAAAAGGAAGCAATTAAAgtaaactataaaataatttatcaactGGGTGTCTCTACAAGTGTATTcgcttttctttctttctttttaagaaTGACAGGATACACAAGAGAagactatttatttataatttgttgtaGGATAACCGATATTAtgatatgtataattaaattagaaagtaattaaacacataattaatataaaaattgttacaACACTATTAACATGATCGATTCAGGTTGATTACCAATGGAAAGCTATTATAACCACCACCTTGTAAAGAGTTAATTCCTCAATCATCCATTCCTTTCTATTCAATCAGAAAATGAAAGTTCCAATCAAAACACAAGCGAGGGGAACTGTCAGATTATCATCAATGTCAGTGCTCAACGGGTGAGACTCAACCAGCGTTGATACAAGAGATGTGATCAAGAATCCAATACTCATCTTCCAGCTCTCCTGAATGTAACCGAATGTGGAAAAGTAATGCATGAACCTGTTGTTTTATGCCCACCACCACTTTAGTCAGAAAACTAAAACATGAAACTAGCTTTATAGTAAGATGTCAATAATGTGAGAAGGATCTACAAGTTGTTTGTTACCCAATAGATGCAATGAAGCCGGCAATGAACATAGATATGCTGCCTGCGATTGACTTGTTTATGTTATAAGGGAGTTTTTGTTTGCCAAAATTTCTTCCTATAATATCAGCTATCCCTGAAAAGTAGAAACAACAATGGTGATGAAGAAAAAGACTGAATAGAGGAAAAAATGTAAACATACCATCTCCAGCACAAAGATTGCAGACGACTGCAATTGCAATACAGGAAGTTCTCCAGTAAATAGCACAAGCCAAGGTGATAGAGCAAGCATAGTACAATGGCCCTTTCAGAAGCTCCCTATATAtacgaaataaaaaaaaaatcagaacaTCTGAACTGAGTTTATCGTGTTTAAATCAATTTGCAAAATGCTATAGCAACAAACTTAATCTAAACTTACAGCTTTTGTTTTTATACCCTGATTcgaatccaaataaaaataacatataaatctAATATCTAACTAAGTTTAGTTCCTAAACCTCTTATTCAAATACATTTCTGAATCTGTTTGCTTACTATTACAGATTGATGAATTAACTAAGGTATTTTCCCCTCAACTTAGACTACAACTTTCATAGTTcatcatatttttttgtttaaacctTAGAGCAATGGCAGCAATAGCCACAGTATTTAAATTAGTACATGTATGCAATATTGTGTTCAGATTTGTGACCTGGGGTCTCCATATCTGCTCATTGATTTGACAGTTCCTTCATCTTTCCAAATTCCAAACCCTATAAGTAGCACCTTGATTATATTGATGCCAGGAACAAGAGCTGCTAAAACCGCTCCACGGGGACTAGAACTGCACAATTTCAACTGAATCGTAAAATCGAGTAATAAGATCGAAAAAAAGCTTTGCGggttaagaaaaatattaccTGAACAGTGGCCAACATAGCATGAATACTAGCCCAATAGTTATATGTGTTATCTTCCTGTTTAGTTTCTAAGATAAAATCAGAGTAGAATTAGTTTTAGAATAGAGATTTGAGGATATATAACTTcaaaaaagatgaaaatgaaCTTAAATTTGACATTGAAACATCCTTAATATACCTAATAAAacttatctaaaaattaaaacaaatcaaCATCCAATGAAATAGTAAAAAGATAGAGAACCCATATCAAAAAGGCAAAAGTAGCATATAAATGAGGGTTTTGACTTTGAATAGAAATACGAAACAGAGACCAACCTGATCAAAGATTCCTCTATTAGCGGTTTCCTCCCACACTCGGAGGAGGGATAGAGCGATGATACCGGTCACAGCAGTAGCACAGATGTCACCCAAGAAAGAATTATTCATTATAAACATTACAGCAGGCAAGGCAACGGCGCAAGTTCGTGAAGAAATCTTATAGATACCGATCCAAAAACCCTGATGAGTAGGtgaaacaataaataagaaCGGTGATGGATTTGTGcagcaaaaaaaatatataacagctatattttataataagagCAAATTTCAACGATCTTTATCTCTTTGTTCTTTATTTACTCGACACCTCTTCAAATCTTAGGCGTGTTCggttggatttaaaaaaaaaacgaacaATAATCCATTatgttttatgtaattttttatttattagtttcattccttaatttatttcttagaatagtttttatttttttaaaaaaatatattattatttatttatatttttcaatttctcaAATTCTCAcgtattaacattttttaaatatgaaagattatttaaacaatctttttaagtaaattttgaattatttgaaaacatttaatttatatttattttaactacttaaaaaaaagttaaatgataGAAtggatagaaaaataaataaaatatttaattatattaagatttttataaataaaataaaaagtcacTTGTTTTGGATTTAAGTTATTtactgaaaaatatataatagaaaaacttaaattattttaatatatattatcatcttttaaatattaatatataataaaaataatattataatattttgatgtataAGTATATAGGTGAATAAATgaattaagtttatatattataattttttttattttgttaaaaacaaaaaataataataatttgttataaaaaaatggattaaaatttatttatatagtttaaattaaaatattattaaaaatattactttgtTACCcacaacattttatttttaatttttattttgatgaatttaaaaaatgactgtgattataataataacatgataaaatactaaattttaaatattttacaaagttatttcatatttatttatttaatttctcagAAAACTGTACTTCACCCATAGCTAATTATTGTCCTagtataaaaattcatttttgtttCGTGAACTTATACTGTTTAGGCTAATTATTGTTCTAGTACATATTAAAATTCAATACGGTGATATATACATTGTACCTAGTTtggattgaaattatttaaataagtttgtttggattgaaattatgaaaaattgatAGTTATTTAGCATAgacttgaaaaaatattaatatataataaaaaaatatattttaataatttaattgataaaaatattctGTGAAAagaaatgtattatttaaaatgtatttaaattattcaaatctaaataaattatatagtgaGCATAATTTTAGaccaaaatataacataattttttaataattttttatcataaaatacaaatatattcaGATATGAAAATGaacataaaatttatcaaaaaaataaattatcaacatttaaaaataaattattttacgcATATAAACATAAATGGTCACACTAACATTATATCAACTTCTAAagaacaataaaattttaaaaatctgcCTAATTAAATTAGGCACATAATAAATC is part of the Impatiens glandulifera chromosome 1, dImpGla2.1, whole genome shotgun sequence genome and encodes:
- the LOC124929460 gene encoding probable phytol kinase 3, chloroplastic, with the translated sequence IAVIYFFCCTNPSPFLFIVSPTHQGFWIGIYKISSRTCAVALPAVMFIMNNSFLGDICATAVTGIIALSLLRVWEETANRGIFDQKLNRKITHITIGLVFMLCWPLFSSSPRGAVLAALVPGINIIKVLLIGFGIWKDEGTVKSMSRYGDPRELLKGPLYYACSITLACAIYWRTSCIAIAVVCNLCAGDGIADIIGRNFGKQKLPYNINKSIAGSISMFIAGFIASIGFMHYFSTFGYIQESWKMSIGFLITSLVSTLVESHPLSTDIDDNLTVPLACVLIGTFIF